The Opitutales bacterium ASA1 genome window below encodes:
- the cysI gene encoding assimilatory sulfite reductase (NADPH) hemoprotein subunit, whose product MSADPTQSKPLSANEGIKSSSRFLRGSIAADLVDTSTGAISEENSQLTKFHGLYLQDDRDLRSERRKLKQEKAFSFMLRVRLPGGRCTPQQWIVLDDIATELANDSLRLTTRQTFQFHGVVKGNLRPMIKRMHSVLLDSIAACGDVNRNVMAPPNPERSAVLQEVYEHAKGFSEFALPKTRAYHEIWLEDELVAGGEPEVEPLYGATYLPRKFKTGFALPPSNDVDIFSQDLGYIAIEEDGRLAGYNVVVGGGMGMSHGNAETFPRLADVIGFIAPDQVNAIGEAVLTTQRDHGDRTNRKHARLKYTIEDRGIAWFKAEVERRSGITLAPARPFVFTTIQDPIGWQRCADGTWFYGLHILSGRIKDADGWPMKRVLREIAEIHRGDFRLTPSQNLTISGVPDDQKAVIEGILAKHGLHRENERTGLRLNALSCVALPTCGLALSEAERQLPPTLADLEQVIVEAGLADQPISIRMTGCPNGCARPYLAEIGLVGRAPNKYNLYLGAKYDGTRLNTLVAQSLTPDQVLGHVGPLLRRYATERTSGEFFGDFCHRVGAVTEATPATASAN is encoded by the coding sequence ATGAGTGCCGACCCGACCCAATCCAAGCCCCTCAGCGCCAACGAGGGCATCAAGAGCAGCTCGCGTTTCCTGCGCGGCTCGATCGCGGCGGATCTCGTCGATACGTCCACCGGCGCGATTTCGGAGGAGAACAGCCAGCTCACGAAGTTCCACGGCCTCTACCTTCAAGACGACCGCGATCTGCGCTCGGAGCGCCGTAAACTCAAGCAGGAGAAGGCATTCTCCTTCATGCTCCGCGTCCGACTTCCGGGCGGACGTTGCACGCCGCAGCAGTGGATCGTGCTCGACGACATCGCCACCGAGCTGGCCAACGACTCGCTGCGCCTGACCACTCGGCAAACCTTCCAATTCCACGGCGTGGTCAAGGGCAACCTTCGCCCCATGATCAAGCGCATGCACTCCGTGCTGCTCGACTCGATCGCAGCCTGCGGCGACGTGAACCGCAACGTCATGGCGCCGCCCAATCCCGAACGCAGCGCCGTGCTTCAGGAGGTCTACGAGCACGCCAAGGGCTTCAGCGAATTCGCCCTGCCGAAGACGCGCGCCTACCACGAGATCTGGCTCGAGGACGAACTCGTCGCCGGCGGCGAACCCGAGGTGGAGCCGCTCTACGGAGCGACGTATCTGCCCCGCAAGTTCAAGACCGGTTTCGCCCTGCCGCCCTCGAACGACGTCGACATCTTTTCCCAAGACCTCGGCTACATCGCGATCGAAGAAGACGGCCGTCTCGCCGGCTACAACGTGGTCGTCGGCGGCGGCATGGGCATGAGCCACGGCAACGCCGAGACCTTCCCGCGTCTCGCCGACGTGATCGGTTTCATCGCGCCGGATCAGGTCAACGCCATCGGAGAGGCCGTCCTCACGACGCAGCGCGACCACGGCGACCGCACGAACCGCAAGCACGCCCGCCTCAAGTACACGATCGAGGATCGCGGCATCGCGTGGTTCAAGGCGGAGGTCGAGCGTCGATCCGGGATCACGCTCGCGCCGGCCCGGCCGTTCGTGTTCACCACGATTCAAGATCCGATCGGGTGGCAGCGTTGCGCCGACGGCACGTGGTTCTACGGCCTGCACATCCTCAGCGGCCGCATCAAGGATGCGGATGGCTGGCCGATGAAGCGCGTCCTGCGCGAGATCGCTGAAATCCACCGCGGCGATTTCCGGCTCACACCCTCGCAAAATCTCACCATCTCCGGGGTGCCCGACGACCAGAAGGCGGTCATCGAGGGCATCCTCGCGAAGCACGGCCTGCATCGCGAAAACGAGCGCACTGGCCTGCGCCTCAACGCTCTCTCGTGCGTCGCTCTGCCGACGTGCGGCCTCGCCCTTTCGGAAGCCGAACGGCAACTGCCGCCCACGCTTGCCGACCTCGAGCAAGTGATCGTCGAGGCCGGCCTCGCGGATCAACCGATCAGCATCCGCATGACCGGCTGCCCGAACGGTTGCGCCCGTCCCTATCTCGCCGAAATCGGCCTCGTGGGCCGCGCACCCAACAAGTACAACCTCTACCTCGGGGCCAAGTACGACGGCACGCGCCTCAATACGCTCGTCGCTCAATCGCTCACGCCCGATCAGGTGCTCGGCCACGTCGGTCCGCTCTTGCGGCGCTACGCGACCGAGCGCACGTCCGGCGAGTTCTTCGGCGACTTCTGCCACCGCGTCGGCGCGGTGACGGAAGCGACACCTGCGACTGCATCAGCGAACTGA
- a CDS encoding response regulator produces the protein MPHDLNALVVDDDDHVRTFLVVLMRKLVSGTIGEARNGQEAIDYYSANRPQIVILDVNMPILDGMEALGRIREINPEAVVVMITSLAMRRVVENALQKGAANFIRKDTPRATMAEIINETIETCLGTTRTASPSTADSTVENANH, from the coding sequence ATGCCTCACGACTTGAACGCCTTGGTGGTCGACGACGACGATCACGTCCGGACCTTTCTCGTGGTCCTGATGCGCAAACTCGTATCGGGAACAATCGGCGAAGCCCGCAACGGCCAAGAAGCGATAGATTACTACTCGGCCAACCGGCCGCAGATCGTCATCCTCGACGTCAACATGCCGATCCTCGACGGCATGGAAGCGCTCGGCCGCATCCGCGAGATCAACCCGGAAGCCGTCGTGGTGATGATCACGTCGCTCGCGATGCGCCGAGTCGTCGAGAACGCCCTGCAAAAGGGTGCCGCGAACTTCATCCGCAAAGACACGCCTCGCGCCACGATGGCGGAGATCATCAACGAAACGATCGAGACCTGCCTCGGAACGACCCGAACCGCGAGCCCTTCGACGGCCGACTCGACCGTGGAGAACGCGAACCACTGA
- the pal gene encoding peptidoglycan-associated lipoprotein Pal, giving the protein MKSFFRLTALLLSASVLVLSGCSKKPQRPNPSQTIFGSGGGAGLNPVAVDGMGGSLFDESASGLESRDASSMDASNQLRGVLSPIYFDFDSAAIRVAERSKLNDAKAYLDSNPGARLLLEGHCDWRGTTEYNMGLGDRRAASVRDFLATLGVSAASVETLSKGDLEATEGASDAQSQQDRRVEIVVLRP; this is encoded by the coding sequence ATGAAATCCTTCTTCCGCCTCACCGCTTTGCTCCTCTCCGCGAGCGTGCTGGTTCTCTCTGGTTGCTCCAAGAAACCGCAACGCCCCAATCCGAGCCAGACCATCTTCGGGTCAGGCGGCGGTGCAGGACTCAACCCGGTCGCAGTCGACGGCATGGGCGGCAGCCTCTTCGACGAGTCCGCCTCTGGTCTCGAGTCCCGCGACGCGAGTTCGATGGACGCTTCGAACCAACTCCGCGGCGTGCTCAGCCCGATCTACTTCGACTTCGATTCCGCCGCCATCCGTGTGGCCGAGCGTTCGAAGCTCAACGACGCCAAGGCCTACCTCGACTCCAATCCCGGCGCGCGCCTCCTCCTCGAAGGCCATTGCGACTGGCGCGGCACGACCGAATACAACATGGGCCTCGGTGATCGTCGCGCCGCCTCGGTGCGCGACTTCCTCGCGACCTTGGGCGTATCCGCCGCGAGCGTGGAAACCCTGTCCAAGGGCGACCTCGAAGCCACGGAAGGCGCGAGCGATGCGCAGTCGCAGCAGGACCGCCGCGTCGAGATCGTGGTGCTTCGGCCGTAA
- a CDS encoding dipeptidase — protein sequence MFDPIETLKQYIACRSVSADSAFAAGMADARDFVTGLLESVGMRVQIVDTPKHPIVVGTREGDPSWPHVVIYGHYDVQPPDPLDLWKSEPFVGEIRDGRLYGRGAADNKGPFLVHLTALGRLLEEQPDLPLRVTVVVEGEEEIGSPSFGAFLAANRERLRADLCLLSDTGIPSPEQIVITCGLRGIFTFDLEITGPQSDLHSGLHGGVLHNPIQALTEILASLHDTSGRVAIDGFYDAVQNVEDWERAELRKLGKSADEYQRFLGIRKFHTAPGFDPFEATRFQPTLEINGIGGGYQGEGSKTVIPARAFAKLSCRLVPDQEPEAIWALVSKAIEDRCPPGVRAKLTFGHKGRPYVVVPPGRPNTPADQSPGLAAAFAAADAGVSEVFGRPPLYLREGGSIPIIADLETIAGLDSLMLGLFLPEDNLHAPNESFHLGVMEKGIEVSRRILASVAGARR from the coding sequence ATGTTCGACCCGATCGAAACCCTGAAGCAATACATCGCCTGCCGGAGCGTCTCGGCCGACTCCGCGTTCGCGGCCGGCATGGCCGACGCGCGCGACTTCGTGACCGGTCTGCTCGAGTCCGTCGGCATGCGTGTCCAGATCGTGGATACGCCGAAACACCCCATCGTGGTCGGCACGCGCGAGGGCGATCCCTCGTGGCCGCACGTGGTCATCTACGGCCACTACGACGTCCAACCGCCCGATCCGCTCGATCTGTGGAAGTCGGAGCCGTTCGTCGGCGAGATCCGCGACGGACGCCTCTACGGTCGCGGTGCGGCGGACAACAAGGGGCCGTTTCTCGTCCATCTCACCGCCCTCGGCCGGCTGTTGGAGGAGCAGCCGGATCTGCCCCTGCGCGTCACGGTCGTGGTCGAGGGCGAGGAGGAGATCGGCAGCCCGAGCTTCGGAGCGTTTCTCGCCGCCAATCGCGAACGCCTGCGCGCCGACCTGTGTCTGCTTTCGGACACGGGCATCCCGTCGCCCGAGCAGATCGTGATCACCTGCGGCCTGCGCGGCATCTTCACCTTCGATCTCGAGATCACCGGTCCGCAGTCGGATCTCCACTCGGGTCTGCACGGCGGTGTATTGCATAACCCGATACAGGCTTTGACCGAGATCCTCGCTTCGCTTCACGACACCTCGGGACGCGTGGCGATAGACGGCTTCTACGACGCGGTGCAGAACGTCGAGGACTGGGAGCGTGCGGAGCTGCGCAAGCTCGGGAAGAGCGCGGACGAGTATCAGCGCTTCCTCGGTATCCGGAAGTTTCATACGGCCCCCGGCTTCGATCCGTTCGAGGCGACGCGCTTTCAGCCGACGCTCGAAATCAACGGCATCGGCGGCGGTTACCAAGGCGAAGGTTCGAAAACCGTCATTCCGGCCCGGGCCTTCGCGAAACTCTCGTGCCGCCTCGTGCCCGATCAGGAGCCCGAGGCGATCTGGGCGCTCGTGAGCAAGGCGATCGAGGACCGCTGTCCTCCGGGGGTGCGTGCGAAACTGACCTTCGGGCACAAGGGCCGACCCTACGTCGTCGTCCCGCCCGGCCGGCCCAACACGCCGGCCGATCAGAGCCCGGGATTGGCGGCGGCATTCGCTGCGGCCGACGCCGGCGTGAGCGAGGTGTTCGGGCGCCCGCCGTTGTATCTGCGCGAGGGCGGCAGCATTCCGATCATCGCCGACCTCGAGACGATCGCCGGGCTCGACTCGCTCATGCTCGGGCTCTTCCTTCCGGAGGACAATCTACACGCGCCCAACGAGAGCTTTCATCTCGGTGTGATGGAGAAGGGGATCGAGGTCTCGCGCCGCATCCTCGCGTCGGTCGCCGGAGCGCGGCGGTAG
- the metK gene encoding methionine adenosyltransferase produces MSSSFVFSSESVGEGHPDKVSDFISDSVLDACLEQDPASRVACETLVKSNHVVLAGEITTNAVINYEAVVREAVRDIGYVNDDDVFHADKVFITNLLTKQSSDIAQGVDAKAAEGKDTAEQGAGDQGLMFGYACNETPEMMPTAIMFAHRLGRELTKLRKSRVVEWLRPDAKSQVSIRYEGDKPVRIENVVISTQHTAHVQHAAIREFLIENVIRKVLPDEMMDKDTSFYINPTGRFVVGGPEGDSGLTGRKIIVDTYGGWGRHGGGAFSGKDPSKVDRSAAYMCRWVAKNIVASGLAEICELQVAYAIGYPQPVSIWVDAMGTAKVPEERISEAVRKVFSFKPADIIRDLDLLRPIYRKTTNYGHFGKAELPWEQTNRTKELLAAVG; encoded by the coding sequence ATGTCTTCCAGTTTCGTCTTCTCCTCCGAGTCCGTCGGCGAAGGTCATCCCGACAAAGTTTCCGATTTCATTTCCGACAGCGTCCTCGACGCGTGTCTGGAACAGGATCCCGCGAGCCGCGTGGCTTGCGAGACGTTGGTGAAGTCCAACCACGTGGTGCTGGCCGGCGAGATCACCACCAACGCGGTGATCAATTACGAGGCGGTCGTGCGCGAAGCCGTGCGGGACATTGGGTACGTGAACGACGACGACGTTTTCCACGCCGACAAGGTGTTCATCACCAATCTCCTCACCAAGCAGTCCTCGGACATCGCGCAGGGGGTGGATGCGAAGGCCGCCGAAGGTAAGGACACGGCCGAGCAGGGTGCCGGCGACCAGGGCCTGATGTTCGGGTACGCCTGCAACGAGACGCCCGAGATGATGCCGACGGCGATCATGTTCGCCCACCGCCTCGGCCGCGAACTGACCAAGCTCCGCAAGAGCCGCGTCGTCGAGTGGCTCCGCCCGGACGCAAAGTCGCAGGTCTCCATTCGCTACGAAGGCGACAAGCCGGTGCGGATCGAAAACGTCGTCATCTCGACGCAGCACACCGCTCATGTGCAGCACGCGGCCATCCGCGAGTTTCTCATCGAGAACGTCATCCGCAAGGTCCTGCCGGACGAGATGATGGACAAGGACACGTCCTTCTACATCAACCCCACCGGGCGCTTCGTCGTCGGTGGCCCGGAAGGCGACTCGGGTCTGACCGGCCGGAAGATCATCGTGGACACCTATGGTGGCTGGGGGCGTCACGGTGGCGGTGCGTTTTCGGGCAAGGATCCGTCGAAGGTCGATCGTTCGGCCGCCTACATGTGCCGCTGGGTGGCGAAGAACATCGTCGCGTCCGGTCTCGCCGAGATCTGCGAACTGCAGGTCGCCTACGCCATCGGCTACCCGCAACCGGTGAGCATCTGGGTCGATGCCATGGGAACCGCCAAGGTGCCCGAAGAGCGCATTTCCGAGGCCGTGCGCAAGGTCTTCAGTTTCAAGCCTGCCGACATCATCCGGGACCTCGATCTCCTGCGCCCGATCTACCGCAAGACCACCAACTACGGTCACTTCGGCAAAGCCGAGCTGCCGTGGGAGCAAACCAACCGGACGAAGGAGCTGCTCGCCGCCGTCGGTTGA
- a CDS encoding response regulator transcription factor, with amino-acid sequence MKRVVIVEDQTAIREMLVEILRHESGYEVVGQAGDGQTGLALVIDTRPDILILDARLPVLNGLELLRRATRVLRHLRILVFSGHENPVLIREMLEAGAHGFVEKTAGLSELRKGLDSIAAGGTYFGPTVSSLLRNVVANPSVTSNSKDFLTPREREILQLVAESYSTKEIAQRLGISVKTVDNHRTNLMRKLDLHNVASITRYAMQVGLIENQPSV; translated from the coding sequence ATGAAGCGTGTCGTCATCGTCGAAGATCAAACCGCCATCCGCGAGATGCTGGTGGAGATCTTGCGCCACGAGAGCGGCTACGAAGTGGTAGGACAAGCGGGCGATGGACAGACCGGGCTCGCACTCGTGATCGATACGCGGCCCGACATCCTCATCCTCGATGCGCGGCTGCCGGTTCTCAACGGCCTCGAGCTGCTTCGGCGCGCCACGCGCGTGTTGCGGCACCTGCGGATCCTCGTGTTCTCCGGACACGAAAACCCCGTCCTCATCCGCGAGATGCTGGAAGCGGGCGCGCACGGATTCGTAGAAAAGACCGCCGGACTCTCCGAGTTGCGCAAGGGACTCGATTCGATCGCAGCGGGCGGCACCTACTTCGGTCCGACGGTCAGCTCCCTGCTCCGCAACGTAGTCGCAAATCCGTCGGTCACGTCCAACTCCAAGGACTTTCTCACCCCGCGCGAGCGCGAGATCCTGCAACTGGTGGCCGAGAGCTACAGCACGAAGGAGATCGCCCAGCGCCTCGGCATCAGCGTGAAGACGGTGGACAACCACCGCACGAACCTGATGCGCAAGCTCGACCTGCACAACGTCGCCAGCATCACCCGCTACGCGATGCAGGTGGGGCTGATCGAGAATCAGCCGTCGGTCTGA
- the purH gene encoding bifunctional phosphoribosylaminoimidazolecarboxamide formyltransferase/IMP cyclohydrolase has translation MNKLALLSVSDKSGLLEFATALVRRHGYKLLSTGGTARMLRDAGLPVTDVGEHTGFPEIMEGRVKTLHPKVHGGLLCRRDKDEHLAQAREHGIDLIDVVVVNLYPFEQTVAKADVEFEEAIENIDIGGPSMLRSAAKNHDSVAVLCDPTDYPALLAALDAPESLPALRRELALKVFQRTSSYDAAIARYLEAQADEPDLEAISGFPREFSLRYKKAQALRYGENPHQKAALYGTFHEHFEQLQGKELSYNNILDITSATYLIGEFQKPTVAILKHTNPCGVASADDLKSAWDLALATDRQAPFGGIIVANHTLDADLANEIKDIFTEVIIAPRFTDAAREVFAKKKNLRLMVASAGLGADAMQEVRTVVGGVLVQDRNAVLGNPADFKVVTKREPSAEEWASMMFGWRVCKHVKSNAIVYCRGERTLGIGAGQMARVDSSRIAVWKAGEAGLDLKGSVVVSEALFPFADGLIAAADAGATSAIQPGGSVRDAEVIAAADERGMAMVFTGLRHFKH, from the coding sequence GTGAACAAGCTCGCGCTCCTCTCCGTCAGCGACAAATCGGGTCTGCTCGAATTCGCCACCGCGCTCGTCCGGCGGCACGGTTATAAACTGCTCTCCACCGGGGGCACCGCCCGCATGTTGCGCGATGCCGGCTTGCCGGTCACCGACGTGGGCGAGCACACCGGTTTCCCTGAGATCATGGAAGGGCGCGTCAAGACGCTTCACCCGAAGGTGCACGGTGGACTCCTGTGTCGTCGCGACAAAGACGAACACCTCGCCCAAGCGCGCGAGCATGGGATCGACCTGATCGACGTGGTCGTGGTCAACCTCTACCCGTTCGAACAGACCGTCGCGAAGGCCGACGTGGAGTTCGAGGAAGCTATCGAAAACATCGACATCGGCGGCCCGTCGATGCTGCGCAGCGCGGCGAAGAACCACGACTCGGTCGCCGTGCTTTGCGATCCGACCGACTATCCCGCGCTGCTCGCCGCGCTCGACGCGCCCGAGTCGTTGCCGGCCCTGCGCCGTGAGCTCGCGCTCAAGGTCTTTCAACGCACCTCCAGTTACGATGCGGCGATTGCCCGCTACCTCGAGGCGCAGGCCGACGAACCGGACCTCGAAGCCATCAGCGGTTTCCCGCGCGAGTTTTCCCTTCGCTACAAAAAGGCGCAGGCGCTGCGTTACGGCGAAAACCCCCACCAGAAGGCCGCGCTCTACGGCACGTTCCACGAGCACTTCGAGCAGCTCCAAGGCAAGGAACTCAGTTACAACAACATCCTCGATATCACGTCGGCGACCTACCTGATCGGCGAATTCCAGAAGCCGACCGTCGCGATTCTGAAGCACACGAATCCCTGCGGTGTCGCCAGCGCCGACGATCTGAAGTCGGCGTGGGACCTCGCCCTCGCGACCGATCGCCAGGCGCCGTTCGGTGGGATCATCGTGGCCAACCACACCCTCGACGCCGACCTCGCGAACGAGATCAAGGACATCTTCACCGAGGTCATCATCGCGCCGCGTTTCACCGACGCCGCGCGCGAGGTCTTCGCCAAGAAGAAGAACCTTCGTCTCATGGTCGCGAGCGCCGGACTCGGGGCCGATGCGATGCAGGAAGTGCGGACCGTCGTGGGCGGCGTGCTGGTGCAGGACCGCAACGCAGTTCTCGGCAACCCTGCCGATTTCAAGGTCGTGACCAAGCGCGAGCCGAGCGCCGAAGAGTGGGCCTCGATGATGTTCGGCTGGCGGGTCTGCAAGCACGTGAAGTCCAACGCCATCGTCTACTGTCGGGGCGAGCGCACGCTCGGGATCGGCGCGGGGCAAATGGCGCGCGTCGACAGCTCGCGCATCGCCGTCTGGAAGGCGGGCGAAGCAGGACTCGACTTGAAAGGCTCGGTCGTCGTGTCGGAAGCGTTGTTCCCGTTCGCCGACGGCCTGATCGCCGCGGCCGACGCGGGCGCGACGTCCGCCATCCAACCGGGCGGGTCCGTGCGCGACGCCGAGGTCATCGCAGCAGCGGACGAGCGCGGCATGGCGATGGTCTTCACCGGACTCCGGCACTTCAAACACTGA
- a CDS encoding M48 family metallopeptidase, producing MVVRLLSMVMLLLAGAVFSGCYTVPETGRQGFSLISPSQEVQLGAAAFTDLKQSRTVSTDPQLTATVERVGRRIAKTVGDDLPGAEWEFVVFDDDNPNAFALPGGKVGVHTGLLKIAKNDHQLAVVVGHEIAHVTARHGAERMSQQLVIAGLGVGLDAALRDKPAETRNLALLAYGAGATVGATLPFSRRGESEADEIGLIYSAKSGYDPREAIVFWTAMKEASADANKPPEWLSTHPSDDTRIKRLHELMPKMLELYEKSEKQ from the coding sequence ATGGTCGTGCGACTCCTTTCGATGGTGATGCTCCTCTTGGCGGGAGCGGTGTTCTCCGGCTGTTACACTGTGCCCGAAACCGGACGGCAGGGGTTCAGCCTGATCTCGCCCTCGCAGGAAGTGCAGCTCGGTGCGGCGGCTTTCACCGACCTGAAGCAAAGCCGCACGGTCTCCACCGATCCGCAGCTCACCGCCACGGTCGAGCGGGTAGGGCGCCGTATCGCCAAGACCGTGGGCGACGATCTGCCCGGGGCCGAGTGGGAATTCGTCGTGTTCGACGACGACAACCCCAATGCCTTCGCGCTGCCGGGCGGCAAGGTCGGCGTGCACACTGGCTTGCTGAAGATCGCGAAGAACGACCACCAACTCGCGGTCGTCGTCGGCCACGAGATCGCGCACGTCACTGCGCGGCACGGCGCGGAACGCATGTCGCAGCAACTCGTCATCGCCGGGCTCGGGGTCGGTCTCGACGCGGCTCTGCGCGACAAACCCGCCGAGACGCGAAACCTCGCGCTGCTCGCCTATGGTGCGGGAGCGACCGTGGGCGCGACCCTGCCGTTTTCGCGCCGCGGCGAAAGCGAGGCCGACGAGATCGGGCTGATCTACTCGGCCAAGTCCGGCTACGATCCGCGGGAAGCCATCGTCTTTTGGACGGCAATGAAGGAGGCCTCGGCGGATGCGAACAAACCGCCCGAGTGGCTCTCGACTCATCCGTCCGACGACACGCGGATCAAACGACTTCACGAACTCATGCCGAAGATGCTCGAGCTCTACGAGAAGTCGGAGAAACAATAG
- a CDS encoding biopolymer transporter ExbD, which translates to MVGLPMRLRRRQFVGEDFQMAPMIDMVFLLLVFFMCVSSLAQAEKLVPVTLPESTESKVPEDLSQRMTITVLPGGEVHAGAVAVGASGIEEVVRRAATARPGLRVHVRAAQDVPFGEIKTVLQACARGGAVEVIYATHQVD; encoded by the coding sequence ATGGTGGGGTTGCCGATGCGTCTGCGCCGCCGCCAGTTTGTCGGAGAGGATTTCCAGATGGCCCCCATGATCGACATGGTGTTTCTGCTACTGGTCTTCTTCATGTGCGTGAGTTCGCTCGCCCAAGCGGAAAAGCTCGTGCCGGTGACGTTGCCGGAGTCGACCGAAAGCAAAGTACCCGAGGACCTGAGCCAACGGATGACGATCACCGTGCTGCCCGGCGGCGAGGTGCATGCGGGCGCCGTTGCGGTGGGCGCCAGCGGCATCGAGGAGGTCGTGCGCAGGGCCGCGACGGCGCGGCCGGGACTACGCGTGCACGTGCGGGCGGCGCAGGACGTGCCGTTCGGCGAGATCAAGACCGTGCTGCAAGCGTGCGCGCGTGGCGGCGCGGTCGAGGTGATCTACGCCACGCATCAGGTCGATTGA
- a CDS encoding biopolymer transporter ExbD, with protein MAVTLKKRGREVAVFQIAPMIDVVFLLLIYFMVTSTLQKQEADIAFQLPGVAALDEPLELPDEQIIEIDATGQVTVNDYRYDAPGARRLVQLAAMLTRFKQSSDANRVEAVVTIAPADGVAHQIVVRVMDACARAGIENVNFALGDD; from the coding sequence ATGGCGGTCACTTTGAAGAAGCGCGGTCGCGAGGTGGCGGTCTTCCAGATCGCGCCGATGATCGACGTGGTTTTTCTGCTGCTCATCTACTTCATGGTCACCTCGACGTTGCAGAAGCAGGAGGCGGACATCGCGTTTCAGCTCCCGGGCGTCGCCGCGCTCGACGAGCCGCTGGAGTTGCCGGACGAGCAGATCATCGAGATCGACGCGACCGGTCAGGTGACGGTGAACGACTACCGTTACGATGCACCCGGCGCGCGGCGTTTGGTGCAACTCGCGGCCATGCTGACGCGCTTCAAGCAATCCTCGGACGCGAACCGCGTCGAAGCGGTCGTGACGATCGCGCCGGCCGACGGCGTCGCGCACCAGATCGTCGTGCGTGTGATGGATGCCTGCGCGCGAGCGGGGATCGAGAACGTCAACTTCGCCCTCGGGGACGATTGA
- the ahcY gene encoding adenosylhomocysteinase, translating to MTTAASTQPDFKVRDIALAEFGRKEITIAEKEMPGLMAIREKYAASKPLAGVRIMGSLHMTIQTAVLIETLHDLGADVRWCSCNIFSTQDHAAAAIAAAGIPVFAWKGETLDEYWWCTDQALKFPGGLGPQMIVDDGGDATLLIHKGYELENGATWVDSASGSTEEKVIKKLLKAIHAETPRRWHDVVAEWKGVSEETTTGVHRLYSMQQKGSLLVPAINVNDSVTKSKFDNLYGCRESLVDGIKRATDVMIAGKVAVVCGYGDVGKGCAHALRGQGARVVVTEIDPICALQAAMEGYQITTIEDTLGWGDIYVTATGNCDIITLEHMERMKDQAIVCNIGHFDNEIQVARLTESPGVKHLNIKPQVDQYTFPAGNSIFLLAEGRLVNLGCATGHPSFVMSNSFANQVLAQLDLWRNRATYRPGVYRLPQKLDEEVARLHLEKIGAKLSKLTTAQADYLGVSVEGPFKPDHYRY from the coding sequence ATGACGACAGCCGCTTCCACCCAACCCGACTTCAAAGTCCGCGACATCGCCCTCGCCGAGTTCGGCCGCAAGGAGATCACCATCGCCGAGAAGGAGATGCCCGGCCTGATGGCGATCCGCGAGAAATACGCCGCTTCCAAGCCGCTCGCCGGAGTCCGCATCATGGGCTCGTTGCACATGACGATCCAGACGGCGGTCCTGATCGAGACGCTGCACGACCTCGGTGCCGACGTGCGCTGGTGCAGTTGCAACATCTTCTCCACCCAGGACCACGCGGCCGCGGCCATCGCCGCCGCCGGCATCCCCGTCTTCGCCTGGAAGGGCGAGACGCTCGACGAGTACTGGTGGTGCACCGATCAGGCCCTGAAGTTCCCCGGCGGCCTCGGACCTCAGATGATCGTCGACGACGGCGGTGACGCCACGCTCCTCATCCACAAAGGCTACGAACTCGAGAACGGCGCCACGTGGGTCGACTCGGCTTCCGGCAGCACGGAGGAGAAGGTGATCAAGAAACTCCTCAAGGCCATCCACGCCGAGACCCCCCGACGTTGGCACGATGTCGTCGCCGAGTGGAAGGGTGTTTCCGAAGAGACCACCACCGGTGTGCATCGCCTCTATTCGATGCAACAAAAAGGCTCGCTGCTCGTGCCTGCGATCAACGTCAACGACTCGGTCACGAAGTCGAAGTTCGACAACCTCTACGGCTGCCGCGAGTCGCTCGTGGACGGCATCAAGCGCGCCACCGACGTGATGATCGCCGGCAAGGTCGCCGTCGTCTGCGGTTACGGCGACGTCGGCAAGGGCTGCGCCCACGCCCTGCGCGGTCAGGGTGCCCGCGTGGTCGTGACGGAGATCGACCCGATCTGCGCGCTCCAAGCCGCGATGGAAGGTTACCAGATCACCACGATCGAGGACACGCTCGGCTGGGGCGACATCTACGTTACCGCCACGGGCAACTGCGACATCATCACGCTCGAACACATGGAGCGGATGAAAGACCAGGCCATCGTCTGCAACATCGGCCACTTCGACAACGAGATCCAAGTCGCTCGCTTGACCGAGTCCCCCGGGGTGAAGCATCTCAACATCAAGCCGCAGGTCGACCAGTACACGTTCCCGGCAGGCAACTCGATCTTCCTCCTCGCCGAGGGACGACTCGTGAACCTCGGCTGCGCCACCGGCCATCCGTCGTTCGTGATGTCGAACTCCTTCGCCAACCAAGTGCTGGCCCAACTCGATCTCTGGCGCAACCGCGCGACCTATCGCCCGGGCGTCTATCGCCTGCCCCAGAAGCTCGACGAAGAGGTCGCGCGCCTCCACCTCGAGAAGATCGGTGCCAAGCTCTCGAAGCTCACCACCGCGCAGGCCGACTATCTCGGCGTCTCCGTCGAAGGCCCCTTCAAGCCCGATCACTACCGCTATTGA